The following proteins come from a genomic window of Rutidosis leptorrhynchoides isolate AG116_Rl617_1_P2 chromosome 10, CSIRO_AGI_Rlap_v1, whole genome shotgun sequence:
- the LOC139873165 gene encoding histone H2A-like: MDGAGKTKKGAGGRKGGGPRKKAVTRSVKAGLQFPVGRIGRYLKKGRYAKRVGTGAPVYLAAVLEYLAAEVLELAGNAARDNKKNRIIPRHVLLAIRNDEELGKLLAGVTIAHGGVLPNINAVLLPKKTGAAATKEPKSPSKATKSPKKA, translated from the exons ATGGACGGAGCCGGAAAGACAAAGAAAGGTGCCGGAGGAAGGAAGGGCGGTGGTCCAAGGAAGAAGGCGGTTACTCGTTCAGTCAAAGCCGGACTCCAGTTTCCGGTCGGAAGAATCGGTCGTTATTTGAAGAAAGGACGTTATGCTAAACGTGTTGGCACCGGTGCTCCGGTTTACCTCGCCGCCGTACTTGAATACCTCGCCGCTGAA GTTTTGGAGTTGGCTGGAAATGCGGCAAGGGATAACAAGAAGAACAGAATAATACCAAGGCATGTGCTTTTAGCAATCAGGAACGATGAAGAACTTGGAAAGCTATTGGCTGGAGTAACAATTGCACATGGTGGTGTATTACCTAACATTAATGCTGTTCTATTGCCTAAGAAGACTGGTGCTGCTGCTACTAAAGAACCTAAATCTCCATCGAAAGCTACCAAATCCCCTAAGAAAGCTTAA